The nucleotide sequence CGGTCGCTGTCCTCGCCGTCGCGTGCTGCGGGTTCGCGGCCAAGGGGCTGTTCGAGAGCCGAGTGCTGATGATGCCCTACGTCGCTCGCTGACCCCCGCGCCCAGATCGCTCACGCGGGTTCACCCAACGGCGATAGCGCCTCGATGATGCGGCAGTCGGAGACCGACCCGCAGCCGCACTGGCCGATGACCTCGCGGAGTTCCGAGGCGAGCCGGGTCAGGTCGGCCAGCTTGCGCTCCACGTGGGCGAGATGGGCGCGGGCGATGGTGTCGACCTCGCCGCAGGAGCGATCCCGGTCGTCCGCCAAGGCGAGCAGGTCCCGGATCTGCTCCACGGTGAAGCCGAGGGCGCGACCGCGGCGGATGAAGCTCAGCCGGCGCAGGTGTTCGGGCCCGTAGAGCCGGTAGTTGCCGCTCGACCGCGCCGGCGGGGGCAGCAACCCGACCTTCTCGTACCACCGGACCGTTTCGACACGGGTCTGCGTGGCCTCCGCGAGGCTGCCGATGGTCATGGAAGAAGCGCTCCGCACGGCCTTGACCCTGTAGTGACTACAGGGTGCATGTAGGGGGCCTTCCCAGTCCGGACCAGGAGCCCGGCGAACGGAGCGCACCATGAGCCAGGCCGCCGGCGCGGACCGCACATCCTTCCCCACGAACGGTCCGCAGGCCCTGCGCTACAGGGTCAAGGGCATGGACTGCCCGACCTGCGCCGGGAAGATCGAGACCGCCGTCTCCCGGCTGCCGGGCGTCGCGGACGTGCGCGTGAACTACGGCAGCCAAGTCCTCGACCTCGCGCTCGATGAGGCTGCGACGCCGAGGACCGAATTGGAGGGGCGTATCGAGCGCCTGGGCTACGGCGTCGCGCTGCTCCCCACGGCCGCGGACTTAGCCATGGCCCAAGCCTCGGGCGGCGCCCCGCCCGCCGGGACCGCGGAGGAGCCTGAGCCGCCGCTCTGGCGGAGCCGGAAGGCGCGGCTGGGCATCCTGATCGGCGCCCTGTTCGCCGCCGGCTTCCTGGTCGAGCGGATCGCGCCGGGCCTGGCGGGCGAGTACGCCTACTGGCCAGGGGCGCTCGTCGGGCTCGCCTATTACGGCCGCCGCGCGGCCGTGGCGGCGTTGGCCGGCACGCCCTTCTCCATCGAGATGCTGATGTCGGTCGCCACCGCGGGGGCGCTCGCCATCCACGCCGCCGAGGAGGCCGCCATCGTCGTGCTGCTCTTCACGGTCGGCGAGATGCTGGAGGTCGTGGCGGCGGGCCGGGCGCGTGCCGGCATCAAGGCGCTCGCCGCCCTGGTGCCGAAGACCGCCCGCCTCGTCGACGAGGCCAATGGCACCATCCGCGAGGTGGCCGCTGCGTCGCTGGCCATCGGGCAAGTCGTGGTCGTGAGGCCGGGCGACCGTGTGCCTGCCGACGGGGTGATCACCGACGGCGCGTCGAGCCTGGACGAGTCCCCCATCACTGGCGAATCGGTCCCGAAGCCCAAGGAGGTCGGCGACCCGGTCTACGCCGGCAGCGTCAACGCCGATGGCGCGCTCCAGGTCCGGGTCACAAAGACGGCGGCCGACAACACAGTCGCCCGCATCCTGCACCTCGTCGAGGAGGCGCAGGCGTCGAAGTCGCCCACGGCGCGCTTCATCGACCGGTTCAGCGCGGTCTACACGCCCATCGCGTTCGCGTTCGCGGCCGCCGTTGCGGTCGTGCCGCCGCTGCTCGGCGCCGATTGGGGCACCTGGATCTACCGGGGCCTGGCGCTCCTCCTCATCGCCTGCCCCTGCGCGCTGGTGCTCTCGACCCCCGCGGCCATCGCCTCCGGACTGGCCGCCGGTGCGCGACGCGGGCTGCTCGTCAAGGGCGGCGCCGCACTGGAGGTCATCGGGCGGGTGCACACGGTCGCGTTCGACAAGACCGGGACGCTGACCGCCGGACGGCCGCGGGTCTCGGACATCCTGGTCTTCGCCCCGGACGCGTCGGAGCGCTCGCTTCTCGGGTTGGCTGCCGCGGTCGAGAGCGGAAGCGGCCACCCCATCGCCCGGGCCATCCTCGACCGGGCGAGCGCGGACGGGGTGCCGCTGCGCCCGACGCGGGACGCCCGCGCCATCCCCGGCAAGGCGGTGTCGGCCACGGTGATGGGTCAGACGGTGCTCGTCGCCTCCCCACGCCACGCCGCCGAGAGCGCGCGGCTCGGCCCCGAGGCCGAGCGCGCGGTCGCGGACCTGGAAGCCGGCGGCAAGACGGTGGTCATCGTCGTCCGCGGCGCCGAGGCCTTGGGCGCCATCTCGGTCCGGGACGAGCCCCGCGCCGACGCGGCGGCCGGCATCTCGGCCCTGCGGAAGCTCGGCGTCCGCAGCGTGATGCTGACCGGCGACAACCGGCGCACGGGCGAGGCGGTCGCGTCCGAACTCGGGCTCGACGTGAAGGCCGAGCTCCTGCCCCAGGACAAGCTCGCCGAGATCGCGGCCCTGAAGGCGGCGGCTCCGGTGGCGATGGTCGGCGACGGCATTAACGACGCGCCGGCGCTCGCCGCCGCCAGCGTCGGCATCGCGATGGGCGGCGGCACCGACGCGGCCCTGGAAACGGCGGACGCGGCGGTGCTGAACGACCGGGTGGGCGACGTGGCGGCGCTGGTCTCCCTCTCTCGGGCGACCCTGGGCAATATCCGCCAGAACGTCGCGATCGCCCTCGGCCTGAAGGCCGTGTTCCTAATGACGACCGTCGCAGGCATCACCGGCCTCTGGCCGGCCATCCTGGCCGACACCGGCGCGACCGTCCTGGTGACGGCCAACGCGCTCCGTCTCCTGAGGGCCTGATGATCTCCCTGTCAGGGTGGGCCGGCCGGGCGGCGACCGTGGCCGGGGTGGCGGGGGCCGCCGCGGCCATAGACCTCGTCGCCAAGGCGGTGGCCGAGGCGTGGCTGGAGGAAGGCGCCGTCAGGGGCGCACTGCCCTTCGTCGACCTGAGCCTGTCATTCAACTACGGCATCAGCTTCAGCCTGTTCCCGGCGCACGACCCGTCCTCCCTGGCACTGCTCCTCGCCATCCAGGGCACGCTCACCTGCCTCGTGGCCGGCTGGGCCCTGGCCGCGGGCGGCGGGCTCGAACGCCTCGGGCTCGCCGCGATAGCGGGCGGGGCCGCCGGCAACTTCGTCGACCGGCTCATGGACGGCGTCGTCACGGACTACCTCGACCTGCACACCGGCGGCATCCGCTGGTTCACCTTCAATTTGGCGGACGTCTGGATCTCGACAGGCGTGGTGCTGCTGCTCCTCGACGGACTTCCCCTGCGGCGGAGGCATCGCAGCGCCGGGGATCCGATCCCGTAAGCGGCCCGCTTCCGCCGAACCGCAGCCACGGCAACCTGTCATCAACCCTTCGAGCCCAGGCTCGGAGGCCGACCTCGGCGAGGCCGACATGCTGAAGACGACAACGCTCGGTCTGGCCCTCCTCCTGGCGCTGTCCGCCTGCCAGGACGGCCAGTACGCGGCCTCGACGCGCCACCTCGCGCCGATCCCGCCGGCGACCCTGGCCCTGATGTCGGCCAAGGGTGTCTCGCCGGCGGATCCGATCCTGATGCGGGCCTACAAGAAGGAGTCCGAGATCGAGCTCTGGAAGCGCGGCACGGACGGCAAGTACGCCCTCCTGAAGACCTACGCGATGTGCCGCTGGTCGGGTCAGCTGGGGCCCAAGACCCGGGAGGGGGACCGGCAGGCGCCGGAGGGCTTCTACGCGGTGACGCCCGCGTCCATGAACCCGAATTCGAGCCTCTATCTCTCGTTCAATCTCGGGTACCCGAACGAGTACGACCGCTCCCTGGGACGCACCGGCGCGCACCTGATGGTGCACGGCTCGTGCTCGTCGCGGGGCTGCTTCGCGATGACGGACGAGGTGATCTCGGAACTCTATGCCGTGGTGCGGGAGGCCTTCGCGGGCGGCCAGCGCGCCGTCCAGTTCCAGTCCTACCCGTTCCGCATGACGCCGGAGAACTTGGCCCGGCATCGCCAGGACCCGAACATCGCGTTCTGGAGGAACCTCAAGGAGGGGTCCGACCGGTTCGAGGTCACGGGGGCCGAGCAGGGCGTCGGCGTCGCCGATGGCCGATACGTGTTCGATGCCGGCGACGAGGCCACCGCTGGCGCGGTCGCGCGGAGGCAGGCGGATGACGAGCGGCAGGTCGCCGCCCTCGTGGCGAGCGGGACGCCCGCCGTCCGGCTGGTGTACGAGGACGGCGGCCAGCACCGGTCGTTCCGAGAGACCATGGTCGCGGCCGGAGGCGGTCTCGGCGAGGTGAGCCGCCCCGAGGCTCTGGCCGCAGGGCCGCGTGAGGTCGCCGTGCCGGCCGCGGGCCCGGTTGCTCTCGCCGGCAAGCGGGAGCCGGTCCGGGGTGCGGCGGCGCTCAAGCCGGCGGGGCCCGGCGGGACCGAGGCGGAGCGCCAACGCCTTCTCAAGATCTTCGCCGCGGCCGGGGCCGGTCAGGAGTGACGATCCTGCGTCCATCATTCCGCCGGGGCTGAACCGATGGCCATCGACGCCTCAAGCGTGGGCTTCCTGGCGGCCTTCGCGGCCGGCGCCGTGTCGTTCCTATCGCCCTGCGTGCTGCCCCTCGTTCCGGGCTACGTGTCGTACGTCGCGGGGCAGTCGGCCGCCGGCGAGCGCGACAGCCTGCGCACGCTCGGCCTGAGCCTTTGCTTCGTGCTCGGGTTCACGACCGTCTTCGTCGCGTTCGGCGCGGGGGCGAGCGCGCTCGGCTTCGCCCTGCTCGCCCATCGCGAGGCGCTGAACCTCGCCTCGGGCTTGCTGGTGATCCTGTTCGGCCTGTTCACGGCCGGTCTGCTGCGGCCCGCCTGGCTGCAGCGTGAGCTGCGCTGGCACGGCGATCCGCCGGGTCAGGGGCCCGTCGCCGCCTATCTCCTCGGAACGGCCTTCGCCTTCGGATGGACCCCATGCATCGGTCCCGTCCTCGGTGCCATCCTGGCAGTCACGGCCTCCTCGGCCGCGGGCAAGGGCGTCGCCCTGCTCACCGTCTACTCGCTCGGGCTTGGCGTGCCGTTCGTGGCGGCGGCCCTTTTCCTGTCAGGCTTCGTCGCGCGCCTTCGGACCCTACGCTGGTTCGGTCGTGCGCTTCAGCTCGTCGGCGGGGGCGTGATGGTGGCGATGGGGCTGCTGATGGTGACCGACCGCATGAGCGCCGTGGCTTCCCTCCTCGTGGAGGCCTTCCCCGTGCTTGGGCGGATCGGTTGAGGCATGGTCCTCCGCAGGCGTGCTGTTGAGCATGCGACTGCAGGCTGCCACGAGCGTGAGCCGACCCTTGTTGAAGAACAAGATTCGGCACTATCCTGGGTAAGCCGCGCGCATCGCCGCGAGGGCCTCAGGGGCGTGGGCCGAACAGGATCACCGTCATGCCGACGAGGCAGATCGCACCGCCCGTAACGTCCCATCGGTCCGGACGGTAGCCTTCCGCACCCCATAGCCAGAGGATGGCCGCCACGATGTAGATGCCTCCGTAGGCCGCATAAGCCCTGCCTGCCGCCTCGCTCTCGACTAAGGTAAGCAGGTAGGCGAAGAGCGCAAGCGATGCCATGCCGGGGAGCAACCAGAGGGGTGATCTGTCCAGGCGCAGCCAGGCCCAGAACGCGAAGCATCCAACGATTTCGGCGAGGGCCGCGCCCGCATAGGCGAGGAAGGTCGTCATTTCTGAGTGGTCTCGTTGCTCTTGAAGTCTGTCAAGCTTGCAATGCGAGGTCCGCGATCCTGATAGGACTGCCGCTGGTTCGCGTGGTGCTCACGGATACTGTTCGGCGACCTGCCGGAACAGAGCGGCGCCACCGTCGTCCTCGTCATGGCTGACCGGCGCCGTGGCGCGGGCGCCGCCGAAGCGCGCATAGAGGGCCGGAAGTACGACCAGGGTCAGCATGGTGGCGCTGATCAAGCCGCGGATGAACACGGTCGCGAGCGGCTTCTGGACCTCCGTGCCGGTCCCCGCCGCCAGCGTCACCGGGACGAACCCGAGCGAGGGCAACAAGCGCGGTCATGGCGTCCTTCAGGATGGCGATCAGCGCCGGCACGAAGGTCAGCGACAGGACGAAGGCGGCAACGAGCGCGATGATGACGGTCGGCGCCATCGGCTCGAACATCTTGCCCTCGACCCTGGCCACGCCCGGCACGGTCTTGATCTGCGGCCGGACGATCCATTCCTGGAAGGTCCGCAGGTAGGCGGCCTTCTCCAGCTCCGTCCTCAGCCCCAGTCCCTCAGGTGTCAGGTATCTGTCGTCCGATTGCCAGCCCGGTTCGCCTAAACACGACGCCTTCCACGCGTCGGGCGCCGTGTAGCGCACGGTCCACATGAATATCTCGTCGAGGCCGGTCATGATCGGCCCCATATGAGGCTGGAATTCGGACGGCCGCCCCTCGCGCGCCTCGCCTAGGCGCTCCACCAACTGGCGGCGGGCGAAGTAGACCTTGACCTCGTCGGCGAAGACCGCCGTGACCTGGGAGAAGTCGTTACGCGAACGCAAACGGATGTATTCCGAACCCTTGATGCCGGCGAGCGTGGTCTCGACCGGTCAGGTCACCTGCTTCTCGATATCGAAGGGCGAGAGCGTGGGCGCGACGGTGTTGAACAGCACCTGGTTGCTGTTGATATCGGGCACGAAGTCGAGCCAGCCCTGTCGAACGGGGAAGGCGAGGATACGGGAGATCAGGTCCGGTCGCCCTCAGTCGTCGCCCGCTTCGGATTTGCGGAGCTCGGCCTTGAGGATGAAGGAGTTGGCAACCGCGATGGTGGCGCCCGACTTCAGTCCGGAGACGACCTCGTAGGAATCGTCGTCCGAGCGTCCGAGCTCGACCTCCCGCTTCTCGAAGCCCTCCTCAGTGCGCACGAAAACGACGCGCTCGCCCCCGACCGTCTGCAGGGCGGCCTTCGGGACGTGCACCTCGACCGCGTCGTTCGCGATCTCCACCCCGGCAGTGACGAAGGCGCCGGGGCGCCATGCAAGGTCAGGGTTCGGCAGGGCGACGATGACCCGCGCCGAGCGGGTGTCCGGGTTCAAGAACGGGCTGACGAAGACGACCTTGCCGTCGGCATGGCGGCCGCCGGCCTCATGGGCATGGGTGACAGCTACGGGTGCGCCCTCCCGAACCATGGCGAGCTCGTGTGTCGGCACCGACAGCTCGATCCATACGGTCGAGAGGTCGGCGACGGTGTAGATGTCGGCGGGGTCGCCCTTGCCGCCGACCGTCGTCCCGACCTCGACCTTGCGCTCGACGACCCGGCCGGCGAGCGACGAGCGGAGCTCGTACCGGCGCAGGGTGGATTGGTTCAGGGTGGCACCTTCTCGTTTCTGTGCGGCTGCGACATCGGTCGCGCTCAGCCCGAGGGCGGACAGCTTCTGGCTGGCGAGGTCGACGCGCAAGGTGGCTTCCGTGTAGGTTGCCCTGGTCCGCAGGTAGACCTGCTCCGACGAGATGCGCTTGTCCCAGAGCGCCTGCTGCCGGTCGAAGTTGGTCTTCTCCAGCTCGGCGCGTACCGAGGCGATGAGGTACTCGCTCTTGGCGTCGGCGACGTCACGGCTTTCGAGGACGGCGACGATCTCGTCCTTGGCAACCCGGTCGCCGAGGCGCTTGCGCATCTCCGTGACGGTACCCACGACCCGGGCCGGGACGCGCGCGATCCGGTCGGTGTCGGGGGTGATGGCGCCGGGTACCAGGAGGTGCCGGGCGAGCGTGCCGCCCTCGACTTTCACGACCGAGATGTTGAGCGCCGCCACCTCCTCGGGTCCCATCCGGATTGCGCCCTTCTCGGGGTGCTCCTCGCCCGGCTCGTACCCGTGCTTCCCGATCTCGTGGCCGTTCGTGGCCTTGGGGGTTCCCGGCTTCTTGACGTCGTCATCTCCGTCGGGCGGCGTCCCAGCCTTCGAGGGTTCGTGGTTGGCGGTGATGGGTGGCACGGTGATGGTGAACAGGTCTTTCGGCAGCCCGGCGGCGGCCAGATTGTCCCTGACGAAGCGGGCGACGGCGGGGACGGCTGCGCCTATGGCGATGCCGGTGGCCAGGAGGACCGCGAACAGGAGGAGGCGCATGGGGGCCGCTCGACAAGGACGCCGGACGGCCTGCTTGGGCGGTCACGGTCGTTCCCGTTGGATCAGGTGATGGACGAACCGGCGCCGAGATGTGGGCCGGGCGAACGCGCTCTTGGGAGCGCGGCGTCACCTTACGCGCGGGGCGGTCTCGCCAGTCGGTCGGGAGTGACGGAGGTCGGAACCTCGGCCACCCAGGAAAAGCCCAGGCCGGCGAACTCCGTCGACGGCGTGACGTGGGAGGAGACTTGGAGAGGGGCCACCTGATGGCAGCCACAAAGGAGGCGGCAGGCCAAACCCGGATTGCCGGCCTCGGTGGGCATGGGCGTGACTAGCGTCCCCACACCGATTGCGTTTTGGTAGCGGCCGCCATGATCAGCAAGATCGTCGCCGGAGCCCGCAACGGTCGAAACGATGAACATGGCCAGGGCAAGCAAGAGCGCGCGGGCACCGAATGCGCACCACTCCTGCAACACGGCACAACGCCTATGCCAACCGCCGACACCCATCGAGGTTCTTATGCGCGATTTTGGTTTGTTCGCACAAGAACAACCATCACGCCCCGACCCTCCCAAATCGGGAAGCCCCACTACCCGCGGCACGTCATCAAAGAAAGCGCGTCCTGTTCCGTTACAAGATCGGATGCGGCGGCTGCACCAAGCCCATCACCTGCACCATCCAAGCCATCGAGCCGTGCGCTCAAGTCGGGATCAATTTGCGGGCCGATCTCGTGTCCGTGGCCGCGGATCCGGCTGAGCCGCTGCTCGCGGCAGCTTGAAATGCCGCAGCGGCAACCAAACCTTCATCCCCCCATTTTCGTTTCACATGCGGACATGGTCCCGCCACCGAAATCGGTGTAAGCCAGACCTCATGAGCCTCGACCGGCAAATCATGCGCCTGACGGCGGTGGTGATCCTCGCGATCATCGCCTACGTCGCGCCGTCTGCCGTCCAAGCCCACGACGGCCATGCCCACCACGGTCGTCATCAATCAACGACTCAGGCGAACGCAGCGCCTCCCGTCGCGACGAGGCCGATTACCCTCCCGTCCCGCATCGTCGGTGGCCCTGCCGAAACCCGGCTTGCGCTCGACGGACAATCCCCGGCAGCCGAGCCGCTGTCTTCGCTGCAGGCTGACGATGCCGGTGGGAGATGCTGCCCTGTCGGCTGCAGGGGCTCATGCTGCGGGACGATGGTATGCTGCCCGTCCGGCGTCGTCGCCGGCGCCGCGTCGCTTTCCAGGCCCCTGTCTGGGAACGTCGTGCTGATCCCGCACGACGTCGATGCCCGTTCAGGCGTCGACCCCGAGGCCCTGCCCGAGCCCCCACGAACCCTCGCGTGAAGTAGGGCGCGCCTGAGGCGCGCGACGCCCGGAATGCGCCCGCTATCGGCGCCGTCCGGACTTCCCGACGCGAGGATTCCTATTCATGTCGACCCGTTTTGCCGCCGCCTATTGGCCAGCCCCCATTGAAGTGGTCCGCCCTGAAGTATGGCTTTTGTGCCAGGAGGACGGACGAGATGGCAAAGCGACCCAAGCCCGAGGAGATTGTTGCCAAGCTGCGGCAGGCGGACGTGCTGGTCTCGCAGGGACAGAGCGTGGCGGACGCGATCCGCTCGATCGGCGTGAGCGAGGTGACGTACTATCGCTGGCGGCGTGAGTTCGGAGGCCTGAAGACGGATCAGGTACGCCGGATGAAGGAGCTGGAAGTCGAAAACCAGCGGCTGCGCAAGGCAATTGCCGACCTGACGCTCGACAAGCTGATCCTGCAGGAGGCGGCTCGGGGAAACTTCTGAGCCCCGCGCGCCGACGTGCGTGTGTCGAGCACATCGTTCAGACGATGAAGGTGTCCGAGCGCCGGGCCTGCCGGGCGCTCGGACAGCACCGCTCGACGCAGCGCAAGGTGCCGCGGGGCAGAGATGACGAGGCCACTCTGACAGCCGATCTCGTTGCGTTGGCGGAGCGGTACGGCCGCTACGGCTATCGGAAGATCAGCGCCTTGCTGAAGGCGGCCGGCTGGCTGGTCAACGACAAGCGCGTCGAACGCATCTGGCGGCGCGAAGGCCTGAAGGTCCCGGCCAAACAGCCCAAGCGCGGCCGCATCTGGGGCGGCGCCGGCTCGTGCCTGCGATTGCGGGCGGAGCACCGTGATCACGTCTGGTCTTACGACTTCGTCGAGGCACGCACGCACGAGGGGCGCAAGTTCCGGATGCTCAACGTGGTCGATGAGTTCACTCGCGAGTGCCTGGCGATCCGCGTCGCGCGCAAGCTCAAGGCGGCGGACGTCATCGACGTGCTGTCCGACCTGTTCATCCTGCGCGGCGTGCCCGGCCACATCCGCTCAGACAATGGTCCGGAGTTCGTCGCCAAGTCGGTGCGGGCCTGGATCACCGGCGTCGGCACCCAAACAGCCTACATCGCACCGGGCTCGCCGTGGGAGAACGGCTACGTCGAGAGCTTCAACGCTCGTTTGAGAGATGAACTTCTGAACGGCGAAATCTTCTACACGCTCAAGGAGGCGCAGATCGTGATCGAGAGTTGGCGGCGACACTACAACGGCGTGCGTCCGCACGCCTCGCTTGGCTATCGACCGCCGGCCCCAGAGGTGTTCATGCCCGCCTTCACCGCTTGGCCGGCTGCGCTCACCAGACCGGCTCCGCCAGCCACGCTACCCATGGAGGAGAGACCGACCCTGCACTAACTTTGAACTTGGACCACCTCGGGGGGGCCAATCAAATGGCCGACGCAATATCTCCGCTTTCCCACCCCTTAGTACCGCACCGGAGCAATCCAGAGCAAAAGGGGGCCGCCAATACAATGGCGGCCCTTGGCCTTTGCGACCGACGCAGATCACTCCTTCCGCGCCTGCGCCCGATTACCTCGGGGACGATGGCAGCAAGGCGGCACCAGGAAAAGCCTTTGATGACCTCCTGGGCGAAGCCGCGGAGTGGGCAAAGAAGGAGCACAGCCCCTGATTTTATATTAGGATCGCCTAAATAAGATAAGGCTGACATTCTGGGATACGGACCGATGGACGTAGCGACTCCGACCGACCTGATGCGCCTGCAGGACAAGGCCGCCGACGCGGCCCGCCTGCTCCGCCTCCTCGCCAACGAGAAGCGGTTGCTCATCCTGTGCCTGCTGGTCGCCCGCGGCGAGATGGACGTGACCAGCCTCGCCGGGGAGGTCGAGCTCAGCCAATCGGCCCTGTCGCAGCACCTCGCCAAGCTGCGCGAGGATGGGTTGGTCGCGTTCCGGCGCGAGAGCCAGACGATCCACTACCGCCTTGAGGACCCCAGGGCCGCGCGGGTGCTGGCGACCCTCAAGGACATCTTCTGCCCGGAGCTCGGCTGACCGGTCTCAGCCCGGGAGGATCTCCGCCTCAAGCCCCGGGCGATCCGTCCGGTTGCGCAGCCGCAGGCTCAGGCCACTCCGGCGGGACGCCATCTCGGCGATGGCGAGGCCGAGACCGCTACCCGTCTCGCTCTTGTGTCGCCCACGGAAGAACCGTGTCGTGACGTGGGGCAGTTCCTCCTCCGGAATGCCCGGTCCCTCGTCGCGAACGACGATGCCCTCGCCATGCGGCCGCGCGCCCCAAGCCACCGTGCCGGTCACCATGTGCTGCACGGCGTTCTCGTGCAGATTTCGGACTGCGAGGCGCAGGCCTTCCGGGTCGGCCAGCAGCGTGTAGCCCCGTAGCCCCGGATCGATTTGGGTCCGGACCCCGGGAGGCGTCCGCATCCCCTCCACGGTCTCCGTCACCAGTGCGCCGACGTCGACCTCCGCCAGGGAGGGCGCCTCCCCTGCGGCATCGAGCTGGGCGGCGTCGAGCAACTGGCGGACGAGGCGCGTGGTCCGGTCGACGGCCGCAAGGATCTGTCTCAGCGCCGCCTTCGCCACGTCCGGGTCGGTGGCGGCCATGGCGACCTGGGCCTGGACCTTGAGGCCGGCGAGCGGTGTTCGCAGTTCATGCGCGGCGAAGGCCGTCACTTCCCGTTCGTGCCGGCGGGCCGATTCGACCTTGAGGAACAGCCCGTTCAGGGCGTCTGCCAGGGGACGCACCTCCGCCGGCGTCCGATTTGTGTCGATCGCACTCATGTCGTCGGCGCCGCGACCCGCGAGGTCCCGCGCCATCAGCCGCAAGGGACGCAAGCCCCGACCGAGGCTCGCCCAGATCAGCATGCCGAGCAACGGAACCATCAGGATGGCGGGTGTGACCAGGCCCATGATGAGGTCAGTGACGAGGCGCTCGCGGAGGCCAAGACGATCACCCACCATGACCCGCACACCTCTCTCGGCATCCTCCACGGTGAACACCCGCCAGGTCTCGCCGTCGACCTCGCGCTGCGAGAAGCCGGCCGGCGCGTCGGTCAGGCGGCGCTCCGGGGCCCCGGTCGACCGCGCTACCATGCGCCCGTCGAGCGACCAGATCTGGCAAGAAAGCTGCCGCTCGTAGGCCGTCGGGGCCGGGAAGGTTCGGGGTGCCCCGTCCGGGCCAGCGCTCCCAACCGCACCCACCAGGGAACTGACCATGCGGGCGGCTTCCTGCAGGCGGTTGTCGAGGACCTGCTCCACCTCGCGCTTCGAGCCGAGATAGATCCAGGCGACCGCGCTGAGCCAGATCAGGCCGGTGGCGAGGACGAGGATGGCGAAAAGCCTGACGCGTAGCGACCTCATGCGAGTGCCCTCATCCGGTATCCGAGACCTCGGACCGTCTCGATGGCGTGCTTGCCGATCTTGGCACGCAGGTTGTGCACGTGGACCTCGACCGCGTTGCTCTCGACCTCCTCCTGCCAGCCGTAGAGCCGCTCCTCCAGTTCGACCTTGGAGCGAAGCACGTTAGGTCGTTCCATGAGGGCCGCCAGAACCATGACCTCGCGCCGGGAGACGGCGACCGGCACACCGTCGACGGTGACGGCAAGGCTGCCGGGGTCGAGCCGAATTCCGCCGTGCTCCAGGAGCGCGGCGGCCCGACCCGAGGCCCTCCGGACGACGGCACGGATGCGGGCGGAGAGCTCGTCGAGGTCGAAGGGCTTGCCGAGGTAGTCGTCGGCGCCATCGTCGAGCCCGGCGATCCGGTCGGTCACGGCGTCCCGGGCCGTCAGCAGGACGACCGGCGTCCGGTCGTTCCGGCGGCGAAGCCCCCGCAACACGTCGAGGCCGGAGCCGTCGGGCAGCATCAGGTCGAGCACGATGGCCGAGAACGCGCTCGTGGCGAGCGCCGCCTCGGCGTCGGCGCAGGTTGCGACGCAATCGACCGTCGCCCCGCCCAGGCCCAAACCAGCCCTGAGACCGTCCGACAGGATGGTGTCGT is from Methylorubrum sp. B1-46 and encodes:
- a CDS encoding helix-turn-helix transcriptional regulator produces the protein MDVATPTDLMRLQDKAADAARLLRLLANEKRLLILCLLVARGEMDVTSLAGEVELSQSALSQHLAKLREDGLVAFRRESQTIHYRLEDPRAARVLATLKDIFCPELG
- a CDS encoding response regulator → MRILVVEDDTILSDGLRAGLGLGGATVDCVATCADAEAALATSAFSAIVLDLMLPDGSGLDVLRGLRRRNDRTPVVLLTARDAVTDRIAGLDDGADDYLGKPFDLDELSARIRAVVRRASGRAAALLEHGGIRLDPGSLAVTVDGVPVAVSRREVMVLAALMERPNVLRSKVELEERLYGWQEEVESNAVEVHVHNLRAKIGKHAIETVRGLGYRMRALA
- a CDS encoding ATP-binding protein; translated protein: MRSLRVRLFAILVLATGLIWLSAVAWIYLGSKREVEQVLDNRLQEAARMVSSLVGAVGSAGPDGAPRTFPAPTAYERQLSCQIWSLDGRMVARSTGAPERRLTDAPAGFSQREVDGETWRVFTVEDAERGVRVMVGDRLGLRERLVTDLIMGLVTPAILMVPLLGMLIWASLGRGLRPLRLMARDLAGRGADDMSAIDTNRTPAEVRPLADALNGLFLKVESARRHEREVTAFAAHELRTPLAGLKVQAQVAMAATDPDVAKAALRQILAAVDRTTRLVRQLLDAAQLDAAGEAPSLAEVDVGALVTETVEGMRTPPGVRTQIDPGLRGYTLLADPEGLRLAVRNLHENAVQHMVTGTVAWGARPHGEGIVVRDEGPGIPEEELPHVTTRFFRGRHKSETGSGLGLAIAEMASRRSGLSLRLRNRTDRPGLEAEILPG
- a CDS encoding IS3 family transposase (programmed frameshift), which produces MAKRPKPEEIVAKLRQADVLVSQGQSVADAIRSIGVSEVTYYRWRREFGGLKTDQVRRMKELEVENQRLRKAIADLTLDKLILQEAAPGKLLSPARRRACVEHIVQTMKVSERRACRALGQHRSTQRKVPRGRDDEATLTADLVALAERYGRYGYRKISALLKAAGWLVNDKRVERIWRREGLKVPAKQPKRGRIWGGAGSCLRLRAEHRDHVWSYDFVEARTHEGRKFRMLNVVDEFTRECLAIRVARKLKAADVIDVLSDLFILRGVPGHIRSDNGPEFVAKSVRAWITGVGTQTAYIAPGSPWENGYVESFNARLRDELLNGEIFYTLKEAQIVIESWRRHYNGVRPHASLGYRPPAPEVFMPAFTAWPAALTRPAPPATLPMEERPTLH